A part of Cryptococcus neoformans var. neoformans JEC21 chromosome 4 sequence genomic DNA contains:
- a CDS encoding DNA-dependent RNA polymerase II RPB140, putative, translating to MDAADDYPLASQPLDDGFTYDPDYDYSQQTAPKGDEDEEKYDVDEDEPISQEDYWTVINSFFEEKGLVRQQLESFNEFIENTMQEIVDDHSRLTLDQFTQYTGVAGDETRRYEISFGQIYLARVNHTEMDGRTNMLFPQEARLRNLTYSAPLYVDIKKRTLTASGVDDPVEADWQPAVGDDGEVEGAEEEKTSIGKVPVMVRSNFCLLHGLPDDQCHEIGECPYDQGGYFIISGSEKVLIAQERMATNHVFVFLKAAPARFTYFAEINSQKEKGGRVANHTEVRMYARASGTTGGVIRVSLPYTKVDIPLVVVFRALGIVPDRDVLSHICFGAEDEALLEMLQPSIEESFAVQDRDTALDFIGRRGQHEKAPRAQRQRAAFDILHKEFLPHVSTAEGFESKKAYFLGYMVHRLCMAALGRKELDDRDHFGNKRLDLAGPLMAEMFNVVFGKLREDMYRYLKKCVEQNKEFALNMAIRPNTITDGLKYALATGNWGKRDNTRAGVSQVLNRYTFASTLSHLRRTNTPIGRDSKAAKPRQLHNTHWGMVCPAETPEGSACGLVKNLALMSYISVGSYSAPVMEFLEEWGLEDLSEYQDAPTATKVFVNGVWMGIHRDAPTLHNNLLQMRRGGQLKYEVSIVRDIRERELRLYTDAGRVCRPLFIVDQPTQTLRLKRDHIDRIDQMADEGLLSGAWDKLLSEGIVEYVDAAEEETILIAMTPEDLVNARTAHSKHELVRDRAAHNLESFDPAARIKSTVWSQQYTHMEIHPSMILGVCASIVPFPDHNQSPRNTYQSAMGKQAMGVCLTNYQLRMDTMVNVLYYPQKPLATTRSMEYLKFSELPAGQNAIVAIMCYSGYNQEDSVIMNQSSIDRGLFRSLYFRSYTDTEKMKGMVKAETIEKPDRNETLRMKHGTGDRYAKLDVDGLVAPGTNVNGDDILIGKTAPLPEDSEELGQRTQLHTKRDISTPLKSTEQGVVDQVMLSTNGEGNMFVKIRVRSTRVPQIGDKFASRHGQKGTIGITYRQEDMPFTAEGLVPDIIINPHAIPSRMTIGHLVECLLSKVSTLTGAEGDATPFTELTVEAVSKVLRAKGYQSRGFEVLYHGHTGRKLQAQVYFGPTYYQRLKHMVDDKIHARARGPLQILTRQPVEGRSRDGGLRFGEMERDCMISHGIAGFLKERMYDSSDAFRIHVCDVCGLMAVANLKKQEFYCSVCRNSTQISQVYIPYAAKLLFQELQAMNIACRMYGETD from the exons ATGGATGCAG CAGACGACTATCCGCTTGCATCCCAGCCCCTCGACGATGGCTTCACTTACGATCCCGATTACGACTACTCTCAGCAGACGGCCCCAAAGGGcgacgaggacgaagaaaaGTACGATgttgacgaggatgagccGATCAGCCAGGAGGACTACTGGACTGTTATCAATTCGTTCTTTGAGGAAAAAGGTCTTGTTCGTCAACAGCTCGAATCTTTCAATGAGTTCATCGAAAACACCATGCAAGAGATCGTCGACGATCATTCGAGGTTAACTTTGGATCAATTTACACAGTATACAGGCGTTGCAGGTGACGAAACA AGACGTTACGAAATTTCCTTTGGCCAGATCTATTTGGCTCGGGTCAATCATACGGAGATGGATGGTAGAACTAATATGTTGTTCCCGCAAGAAGCGCGTCTCAGAAACTTGACTTACTCGGCGCCTCTGTATGTTGACATCAAAAAGAGGACTTTGACAGCATCCGGCGTTGATGATCCTGTGGAAGCTGATTGGCAGCCTGCCGTGGGCGATGATGGTGAGGTGGAAGGTgctgaggaagaaaaaacatCAATCGGCAAAGTGCCTGTCATGGTCCGCTCCAACTTTTGCCTCCTGCATGGTCTTCCTGACGACCAGTGTCATGAGATTGGAGAATGCCCTTACGATCAAGGCGGTTATTTTATCATATCTGGTTCCGAGAAGGTCTTGATTGCTCAGGAGAGGATGGCCACAAACCATGTTTTCGTGTTCCTAAAGGCAGCCCCTGCGAGATTCACCTATTTTGCGGAAATCAACtctcaaaaagaaaaaggtggaCGGGTGGCGAATCATACAGAAGTCAGAATGTACGCAAGGGCATCCGGAACAACTGGTGGCGTCATTCGCGTATCTCTTCCCTACACCAAAGTTGACATCCCCCTCGTTGTGGTCTTTCGAGCTTTGGGTATTGTTCCCGATAGAGACGTTCTCAGCCACATCTGCTTTGGCGCCGAAGATGAAGCCCTTCTTGAAATGCTTCAACCCAGCATTGAAGAATCTTTTGCTGTCCAAGACCGTGACACTGCCCTCGACTTCATTGGTCGCCGTGGTCAACATGAAAAGGCCCCTCGAGCTCAGCGACAGCGTGCGGCCTTTGATATCCTTCATAAAGAGTTTTTGCCCCACGTGTCTACCGCCGAAGGATTTGAGTCGAAAAAAGCGTACTTCCTGGGCTACATGGTGCATAGGTTATGTATGGCGGCATTAGGAAGAAAGGAGTTGGATGACAGAGATCATTTTGGGAACAAAAGGTTGGATCTTGCTGGACCGCTGATGGCGGAGATGTTCAATGTTGTGTTTGGGAAATTGAGGGAAGACATGTACAGATATCTGAAGAAG TGCGTCGAACAAAACAAGGAGTTTGCCCTTAACATGGCTATTCGCCCTAACACGATTACCGACGGTCTCAAATACGCTCTTGCTACAGGCAACTGGGGCAAGCGAGACAATACTCGAGCAGGTGTATCACAGGTTCTCAACAGATATACTTTTGCTTCTACCCTCTCCCATTTGCGGCGTACTAATACGCCCATTGGACGTGATTCAAAAGCTGCTAAGCCACGTCAACTTCACAACACCCATTGGGGTATGGTTTGTCCGGCTGAGACGCCTGAAGGTTCCGCATGTGGTCTGGTCAAAAATCTCGCGCTCATGTCTTACATTTCGGTTGGGTCCTATTCCGCTCCAGTCATGGAATTTttggaagaatggggtCTGGAAGATCTTTCAGAATATCAAGATGCGCCCACTGCGACGAAAGTGTTTGTCAATGGTGTCTGGATGGGTATTCATCGAGACGCACCCACCTTGCACAACAACCTGTTGCAAATGCGTCGTGGTGGCCAGCTCAAGTACGAAGTTAGTATCGTCCGAGACATCCGAGAGAGAGAACTGCGCTTGTACACCGATGCGGGACGTGTCTGTAGACCGCTTTTCATTGTCGACCAGCCGACGCAGACATTGCGCCTCAAACGTGATCACATTGACAGGATCGACCAGATGGCAGACGAGGGTCTTTTGTCAGGAGCGTGGGATAAGCTATTGTCCGAGGGTATTGTCGAATATGTGGACGCAGCTGAGGAGGAGACCATATTAATAGCCATGACGCCTGAAGATCTTGTGAACGCTCGTACTGCACACAGCAAACATGAGCTTGTAAGGGATAGAGCAGCCCACAATCTTGAATCCTTTGATCCTGCGGCTCGTATCAAGAGTACAGTGTGGAGTCAGCAGTATACCCATATGGAGATCCACCCGAGTATGATTCTTGGTGTCTGTGCTAGTATCGTTCCTTTCCCCGACCACAACCAATCTCCTCGAAATACCTATCAGTCTGCGATGGGCAAACAAGCCATGGGTGTCTGCCTCACCAACTACCAGCTTCGTATGGACACTATGGTCAATGTACTCTACTATCCTCAAAAACCGCTTGCCACTACTCGTTCAATGGAGTATCTCAAGTTCTCTGAACTTCCTGCTGGTCAAAACGCAATTGTTGCCATCATGTGTTATTCTGGCTACAATCAAGAAGACTCCGTCATCATGAACCAATCTTCAATTGACCGCGGTCTTTTCCGATCGTTGTACTTCCGTTCCTACACCGATActgagaagatgaagggtaTGGTTAAGGCGGAGACGATTGAGAAACCGGACAGAAATGAGACGTTAAGAATGAAGCATGGGACCGGCGATCGGTACGCCAAGCTTGATGTCGATGGTCTTGTTGCTCCGGGAACAAACGTCAACGGTGATGACATTCTCATCGGCAAGACTGCACCTTTGCCTGAAGACAGTGAGGAGCTTGGTCAAAGGACCCAACTTCACACAAAGCGAGACATATCCACACCGCTGAAGAGCACGGAGCAGGGCGTTGTTGACCAAGTTATGCTGAGTACCAACGGAGAAGGTAACATGTTTGTCAAAATTCGTGTGAGGTCCACCAGAGTGCCCCAAATAGGTGATAAATTTGCCTCACGACATGGTCAGAAAGGTACTATCGGTATCACCTATCGACAAGAAGACATGCCTTTCACTGCGGAGGGTCTTGTTCccgatatcatcatcaatccGCATGCTATTCCGTCACGAATGACTATCGGCCATTTAGTCGAATGTCTCTTATCGAAAGTGTCAACTCTGACTGGAGCTGAAGGAGACGCTACGCCCTTCACAGAGCTGACTGTCGAAGCTGTTTCCAAAGTTCTGCGAGCAAAGGGGTACCAGTCTCGCGGTTTTGAGGTACTTTACCATGGTCATACGGGAAGAAAACTTCAGGCCCAGGTCTACTTTGGCCCTACGTACTATCAGAGACTAAAGCATATGGTAGATGACAAGATTCACGCTCGTGCGCGGGGACCGTTGCAGATTTTAACCAGGCAGCCAGTAGAAGGTAGAAGTAGAGATGGTGGTTTGCGGTTTGGTGAAATGGAG AGAGACTGCATGATTTCGCATGGTATCGCTGGATTTTTAAAAGAAAGGATGTACG ATTCGTCCGATGCGTTCAGAATACATGTGTGCGACGTCTGCGGTCTCATGGCCGTTGCCAATCTCAAAAAGCAAGAGTTCTACTGCTCTGTTTGCAGGAACAGTACCCAGATCTCCCAGGTGTACATCCCGTATGCTGCCAAACTGTTGTTCCAAGAG TTACAAGCCATGAACATTGCATGTCGAATGTACGGGGAAACagattga
- a CDS encoding rRNA processing-related protein, putative, which translates to MPISKKETRKLKSNKKLAPSKAEESKSLDKQSYVPDEQIESGDEDDQDVSEEGMKRLMELVDVDDLNEYERALLGAEQGEEDEEGGSEGEEFEISAGESVDEDEEEQGQNKKQDNTIINEKPDDDVVSLDGLGSDVSVDEDAVPMQKVTINNKPALRALTDSIRVTNMSWPEHLVLDSKETADVDPSDDLQRETVFYKIALGCIPQARKLASKHDIPFTRPGDYYAEMVKSDEHMERVRTKLVEEAQGIKKSEDAKKQRQLKKFGKQIQHEKLRQREQDKKSFEDRVQGLKRKRKEGMELGDEGEEFDIAVEDAMEEQPQKGGRAAPGKSKMPRHARDAKFSLGGGGRRSKQNTRESTMDFGGGMSRGKGGKADKAGKVQSKGRPGKSRRQAGRV; encoded by the exons ATGCCGATTAGCAAGAAGGAAACAAGGAAACTCAAGAGCAACAAGAAGCTTGCTCCATCCAAGGCGGAAGAGTCCAAGTCCCTCGACAAGCAATCTTACGTTCCGGACGAGCAGATCGAAAgtggtgatgaagacgacCAAGACGTCAGCGAAGAGGGTatgaagaggttgatggAACTTGTCGATGTGGATGACCTCAACGAGTATGAAAGGGCCTTGCTTGGGGCCGAGCagggcgaagaagacgaagaaggaggtagtgaaggggaagagttTGAAATATCAGCCGGCGAGAGCGTcgacgaagacgaggaagagcaaggtCAAAACAAG AAACAGGACAACACCATAATCAATGAAAAGCCCGACGACGACGTTGTTTCTCTTGATGGCCTGGGCTCAGATGTCTCTGTGGACGAAGATGCTGTTCCCATGCAAAAAGTGACAATTAACAACAAG CCTGCGTTGAGAGCCCTAACGGACTCTATTCGAGTAACCAATATGTCCTGGCCTGAACACTTGGTGCTTGACAGCAAAGAGACTGCCGACGTCGATCCCAGTGATG ATTTGCAAAGAGAAACAGTTTT CTACAAGATTGCACTTGGCTGCATTCCCCAAGCTAGAAAGCTTGCTTCCAAGCACGACATCCCTTTCACGAGACCGGGAGACTATTATGCTGAAATGGTCAAGTCTGATGAACACATGGAACGTGTGAGGACCAAGCTTGTCGAGGAGGC CCAAGGCATCAAGAAGTCCGAAGACGCGAAGAAGCAGCGTCAACTCAAGAAGTTCGGCAAGCAAATCCAGCACGAAAAGCTCCGCCAGAGAGAGcaggacaagaagagcttCGAAGATCGGGTACAGGGTCTTAAACGGA aaagaaaagaaggcatggagcttggtgatgaaggagaggagttCGATATCGCTGTGGAAGATGCAATGGAAGAACAGCCCCAGAAAGGAGGGCGCGCCGCCCCTGGCAAATCTAAG ATGCCTCGACACGCTCGTGACGCCAAATTTTCtttgggtggtggtggccgCAGATCCAAGCAGAACACTCGGGAAAGCACGATGGATTTTGGTGGCGGCATGTCTCGTGGTAAAGGCGGAAAGGCTGACAAGGCCGGCAAGGTCCAGTCTAAAGGGAGGCCGGGCAAATCCAGGAGACAGGCGGGACGAGTTTAG
- a CDS encoding arginine biosynthesis-related protein, putative, with amino-acid sequence MPPSIPVPSIVTRAIPSLARAASTTTKSTPSKEHHVHSYSPEVLPLGYAVASTHASIKKKTGALDLGILVSTTDKPASAAACLTRNVFKAAPVTVTTQLLQSGGGRARGFIVNSGCANAVTGKKGLEDAWEMSNTVTSQLPPGQRGIGTLVMSTGVIGQPLPISSIISKIPELVRSLDDSPKSWLDLSKSFMTTDTFPKLRAKSFRLGERLVRIAGIDKGAGMIAPSMGPPQPPHATLLGVIATDAAISPPALQSALNYAVDRSFNNITVDGDMSTNDSIICLANGAAGKLETQGRETAESMEEITEDGHPEEYKVFREELRSFAEELAQLVVRDGEGATKFVTIRVKNAPSYETAQAVAKSIANSSLFKTAMYGEDANWGRILCAVGYTPTAQAIIPNHVSVSFIPSANVSDPTPLRLLTNGEPEANIDEDRASVILAEEDLEVEVDLGDGHEEAKVWTCDFSHEYVTINGSYRS; translated from the exons ATGCCCCCGAGTATCCCAGTCCCGTCAATCGTGACAAGGGCCATTCCCTCCTTGGCTCGCGCCGCCTCTACAACCACCAAATCCACACCTTCCAAAGAACATCATGTCCACTCGTACTCCCCGGAAGTACTTCCCCTAGGCTACGCTGTGGCTTCGACCCATGCCTCcataaaaaagaagacagGGGCTCTCGACCTTGGTATACTTGTTTCTACCACAGATAAGCCTGCGTCTGCGGCGGCCTGCTTGACAAGGAACGTGTTCAAAGCCGCGCCAGTGACGGTGACCACTCAGCTTTTGCAATCCGGCGGTGGACGAGCTAGGGGTTTTATCGTCAATTCCGGTTGTGCTAATGCGGTCACGGGCAAGAAAGGTCTAGAAGATGCCTGGGAAATGTCTAATACTGTAACTTCCCAGCTCCCGCCAGGTCAGCGTGGAATAGGAACATTGGTGATGTCTACAGGTGTTATTGGTCAACCCCTTCCTATATCATCAATTATCTCCAAGATCCCCGAGCTTGTACGATCCCTTGATGATTCGCCCAAATCGTGGCTTGACCTTTCCAAGTCGTTCATGACCACAGACACGTTCCCCAAATTGCGCGCCAAATCGTTTAGGCTCGGTGAACGCCTGGTGCGCATAGCCGGTATTGATAAAGGAGCCGGTATGATCGCTCCCTCCATGGGACCGCCTCAACCACCTCATGCTACCCTGCTTGGTGTGATTGCTACCGATGCTGCTATTAGCCCTCCTGCTCTGCAGTCTGCGCTAAACTATGCTGTCGACCGGAGCTTCAACAACATCACTGTTGACGGTGATATGAGTACTAATGATTCAATCATCTGTCTGGCCAACGGGGCAGCTGGTAAACTTGAAACTCAGGGCCGTGAGACAGCTGAAAGTATGGAGGAAATCACTGAAGATGGGCATCCCGAAGAGTACAAGGTTTTCAGAGAAGAGCTGAGGTCTTTTGCTGAGGAGCTGGCCCAGCTGGTCGTTAGGGATGGTGAAGGCGCGACCAAATTCGTGACCATTCGCGTCAAG AACGCGCCTTCTTATGAGACTGCCCAAGCTGTCGCTAAGAGCATCGCGAATTCGTCCTTGTTCAAGACGGCTATGtatggagaag ATGCCAACTGGGGTCGTATTCTCTGTGCTGT TGGGTACACTCCGACTGCGCAAGCAATTATTCCTAACCACGTCTCCGTCTCTTTCATTCCCTCTGCTAACGTTTCGGACCCCACACCTCTTCGATTGCTTACCAATGGTGAGCCTGAAGCCAATATAGATGAAGACCGCGCCAGTGTGATTTTAGCAGAGGAGGATTTAGAAGTTGAGGTGGACTTGGGCGACGGTCACGAAGAAGCCAAAGTTTGGACCTGTGATTTCTCCCAT GAATATGTGACAATTAATGGCAGC TACCGAAGTTAA
- a CDS encoding chitin deacetylase, putative: MYGHLSLSTLSLLAVVAAAPFPESWLQPRDSDVSQLFRRGAPDPKASDYLSYYPSPGSTPNVSTIPQAWLDKLATVQLPNVSVATANDGRPTYPNNENDGDSEICSFTDQCYVEDDLYSPPGEKVWALSFDDGPTDVSPALYDYLAQNNISSSATHFMIGGNIITSPQSVLIAIEAGGHLAVHTWSHPYMTTLTNEQVVAELGWTMQALSDLNGGRIPMYWRPPYGDVDNRVRAIAKGVFGLVTVLWDSDTNDWAISDQPDQYSVASVEAYFDTLVTGNRTQGLLLLEHELDNNTVEVFETEYPKAVANGWSVKNVADAFSMKWYLNSGKGNDDVVTTMSVAGTLTTAKPTHTSTSVASATATSSASVTDSAGVSIASAASSQESSSWPIANRPSLFVIACGLALAAIMV; the protein is encoded by the exons ATGTACGGTCATTTATCTCTCTCCACACTTTCCTTGCTTGCAGTGGTGGCCGCTGCTCCATTCCCCGAGTCATGGCTTCAGCCTAGAGACTCCGACGTCTCACAACTGTTCAGACGAGGTGCTCCCGATCCCAAGGCCAGTG ATTACTTGAGTTACTATCCAAGCCCTGGGTCCACTCCGAACGTCAGCACCATTCCTCAAGCTTGGTTGGATAAACTGGCCACTGTGCAGTTGCCAAATGTCTCGGTAGCTACAGCTAATGACGGTCGTCCTACTTACCCTAATAATGAGAACGATGGAGATTCAGAAATTTGTTCTTTCACCGATCAATGTTACGTAGAGGACGATCTGTACTCTCCCCCCGGTGAAAAGGTCTGGGCC CTCTCCTTCGACGATGGACCAACAGACGTCAGTCCTGCTCTCTACGACTATCTGGCTCAGAACAACATATCTTCCTCTGCGACTCATTTCATGATCGGCGGTAATATTATTACTTC CCCACAGTCAGTTCTCATTGCCATTGAAGCTGGAGGTCACCTCGCTGTCCACACTTGGTCCCATCCTTATA TGACAACTCTCACCAACGAGCAAGTCGTTGCAGAACTCGGCTGGACCATGCAAGCCCTTAGCGATCTCAATGGTGGCCGAATTCCCATGTACTGGCGTCCACCTTATGGTGACGTTGACAACCGTGTTCGAGCTATTGCGAAGGGAGTATTTGGCTTGGTGACTGTCCTTTGGGATTCGG ACACCAATGACTGGGCTATTTCCGACCAGCCAGACCAATACTCTGTTGCAAGCGTTGAGGCTTATTTCGACACTTTGGTCACTGGCAATCGAACCCAAGGTCTTTTGCTCTTAGAACATGAGTTGGATAACAACACTGTCGAAGTCTTCGAGACGGAGTACCCCAAGGCAGTAGCTAATGGATGGTCTGTCAAGAATGTGGCAGATGCTTTCAGCATGAAGTGGTACCTGAACTCTGGCAAGGGCAACGACGACGTTGTCACAACTATGTCTGTTGCCGGGACTCTGACCACGGCCAAACCAACTCATACATCCACCTCTGTCGCTTCCGCGACTGCAACCTCCAGTGCTTCTGTCACGGACTCGGCTGGTGTGTCAATCGCCTCTGCTGCCAGCTCCCAAGAGTCTTCTTCGTGGCCCATTGCCAACAGGCCTtctctcttcgtcatcgCGTGCGGCCTTGCCCTTGCTGCTATTATGGTCTGA
- a CDS encoding enzyme regulator, putative — protein MDQQQVSPSISSDVQQSANQHVPSQAKPRARLGPTEVVQLPASDSEPDDEDGNNQETDAGGDGSPDFLKDYPEDTEDLQLLHLRLKTPLLVPLNFPRFGNHLKRLCLRQNELTSPLPSGAFANLTELEELDFYDNRLGPHVRDEELAGCPNISTLDLSFNNIRHAPSLPSLQHVNTLYLVQNKISRLEKGELDWCQDTMKSLELGGNRIRVIENLDKLIHLQELWLGKNKIRVLENLSTFSSLRILSLQSNRITKLENLEGLVNLEELYLSHNGLQKIEGLHHNIKLTTLDVGNNFIKEIENLSHLSNLEEFWASNNQIGSLHALESELRPLTNLCTIYLEGNPCQKEDMGNYRRKIMLALPQVKQIDATYVKA, from the exons ATGGACCAGCAGCAAGTATCGCCGAGTATCTCATCAGACGTCCAGCAATCGGCGAACCAGCATGTGCCTTCCCAGGCCAAGCCTCGGGCAAGGTTAGGCCCCACCGAGGTAGTCCAACTTCCGGCGTCAGACTCAGAGCCCGACGATGAGGACGGGAACAATCAGGAGACAGATGCAGGGGGAGACGGGAGTCCCGACTTCTTAAAAGATTATCCAGAAGATACAGAG GATCTTCAACTCTTGCATCTCCGCTTGAAAACACCTCTACTCGTACCTCTCAACTTTCCGAGGTTTGGGAACCATTTGAAAAGGCTATGTCTGCGTCAAAACGAGCTTACTTCACCCCTGCCATCAGGCGCTTTTGCCAACTTGACAGAGTTAGAAGAGCTGGATTTCTATGATAATAGACTCGGACCTCACGTGAGGGATGAGGAGTTGGCTGGATGCCCCAATATTAG TACACTGGATCTCAGCTTTAATAACATTCGGCATGCACCCTCCCTCCCCAGCCTGCAACATGTGAATACGTTGTATCTGGTTCAAAACAAAATATCTAGGTTAGAAAAAGGCGAGCTCGATTGGTGTCAAGACACAATGAAAAGCTTAGAGCTAGGGGGTAACAGGATTAGGGTCATCGAGAATCTCGACAAATTGATACATCTGCAGGAACTGTGGCTGGGGAAGAATAAGATCCGCGTGCTTGAG AATCTGTCCacattctcttctttacGCATTCTTTCTTTGCAATCAAATCGCATCACCAAATTGGAGAATTTAGAGGGACTGGTCAATCTTGAAGAATTGTATCTATCCCATAACGGCTTGCAAAAGATTGAGGGTTTACATCATAAT ATCAAGTTGACTACACTGGATGTCGGTAACAATTTCATAAAAGAGATTGAAAATCTGTCGCATCTATCAAATCTGGAAGAGTTTTGG GCAAGTAATAATCAAATCGGCAGTCTCCATGCACTGGAATCTGAACTTCGTCCCCTAACTAACCTCTGCACTATTTACCTTGAAGGAAACCCATGccagaaggaagatatGGGCAACTATAGGCGAAAGATCATGTTGGCCTTACCCCAAGTCAAACAAATTGATGCGAC GTATGTGAAAGCTTGA
- a CDS encoding expressed protein, giving the protein MSKLAVTPVNKSTGLMRRHPSIRASDRSPFGSISEGVKVQLHYLPPTAFIVDHSPPTFHRADTVGEPDREGAKITPFPDEQSLQIFENARIKVQDDDPFGAGHRQLSKNKGPKTFSSVAPERSSHFGSRGSIRPQLSNHHSQGYRHSSASGPRDLQLLQQVSRSASMEKMPPPSDIIQQKREHLSNNNHTNPHLAVQGHSGVSRLSQSGRDVSQSHPQIVCPTNTFVDDCPQIIAEPSQYMSRDSETLDQPPNVTASQQRGQELNLHYDKHFHTPTTNRHQVEANINHPDHCGSSNVAGTHGHVHRPDASLDDEFVAKGSFQGLIFEDDSSMTDFDGTEQTPKRTPDKRRAMDNESENIFNFTPRAEGHPNPRKNKRCRFVIPKGFSDHLTIIKGVDPQDILFKRMKTTQVFDHGGKWTGPNEILEGQINQFESIRRRWEGFFGRLEDLVQTKDAVLQHKQELTKQYADAGEQLAEQCDEIQLATRHTHKRRRICIA; this is encoded by the exons ATGTCGAAACTCGCAGTGACTCCCGTCAATAAGTCCACAGGCCTCATGCgccgacatccttccattcgCGCTTCTGATCGCTCACCTTTCGGTTCAATTTCGGAAGGTGTGAAAGTCCAACTCCATTACCTTCCCCCAACCGCGTTTATTGTTGACCACAGTCCACCTACTTTTCATCGTGCCGACACTGTCGGTGAACCCGATCGAGAAGGTGCGAAGATCACTCCCTTCCCTGACGAGCAATCACTTCAGATCTTCGAGAATGCGAGAATCAAGGTACAGGATGATGACCCATTCGGCGCCGGACATCGGCAGCTTTCAAAAAACAAAGGTCCAAAAACATTTTCTTCAGTTGCTCCTGAAAGGAGCAGCCACTTTGGCTCTCGGGGATCAATAAGACCTCAGCTTTCCAACCATCATTCACAGGGCTATCGTCATTCGTCAGCCTCTGGACCCCGCGATCTGCAACTATTGCAACAGGTTTCGAGATCAGCTtcgatggagaagatgccTCCTCCAAGCGATATCATTCAACAGAAAAGAGAGCAT CTCTCTAACAACAATCACACCAACCCACATCTCGCCGTTCAAGGTCATTCTGGCGTTTCCCGGCTTTCCCAGTCTGGTCGTGATGTCTCCCAATCCCACCCGCAAATCGTCTGCCCAACCAACACCTTCGTGGATGATTGCCCTCAAATCATTGCGGAGCCTTCTCAGTACATGTCCAGGGACTCAGAAACACTTGATCAACCCCCAAACGTCACAGCGAGTCAACAGCGTGGGCAAGAGCTCAATTTACATTATGATAAGCATTTTCACACCCCTACAACTAACCGTCATCAGGTCGAGGCAAACATTAATCATCCTGATCATTGTGGATCCTCCAATGTGGCTGGAACCCATGGCCACGTTCATCGACCGGACGCATCTCTAGACGACGAGTTTGTCGCTAAAGGATCATTCCAAGGGCTCATTTTTGAAGATGACTCCAGTATGACCGACTTTGACGGAACCGAACAGACTCCGAAGAGGACGCCCGATAAACGACGCGCGATGGATAACGAGAGCGAAAATATCTTCAATTTCACCCCTCGTGCCGAAGGTCACCCAAATCCT aggaagaacaagcGTTGCCGCTTCGTCATTCCAAAGGGTTTCAGTGACCATCTCACTATTATTAAGGGAGTTGATCCACAAGATATTCTATTCAAGCGTATGAAGACCACTCAAGTGTTCGATCATGGAGGAAAGTGGACGGGTCCCAATG AAATCCTAGAAGGCCAAATCAATCAGTTTGAGAGCATTAGGCGGCGTTGGGAAGGCTTTTTCGGTC GGCTTGAAGACCTTGTTCAGACCAAAGATGCTGTTCTGCAGCACAAACAGGAATTGACCAAGCAGTATGCAGATGCTGGTGAGCAGTTGGCCGAACAATGCGACGAGATTCAGCTGGCAACACGTCACACTCATAAAAGGAGACGTATTTGCATTGCTtaa